Part of the Nostoc sp. ATCC 53789 genome, TATAACCTTAACTAGGGCGGAGTTTGAGAAACTCTGCGCTGACTTGCTCGATCGCTCCCGCATCCCAGTTGAACAAGCTCTCAACGATGCCAATCTGAACAATGCCAATCTTGATGAAGTTGTCCTAGTAGGCGGTTCCACCCGAATTCCCGCCGTGCAACAACTCGTTAGACGCATCACAGGCAAAGATCCAAATCAGGGAGTGAACCCGGATGAAGTAGTTGCTGTGGGTGCAGCAATTCAGGGTGGAGTACTGGCGGGAGAAGTGAAGGATGTACTGCTGCTAGATGTAACACCGCTTTCTTTAGGGGTGGAAACGATGGGCGGGGTGATGACAAAAATTATTCCCCGCAACACGACGATTCCGGTGAAGAAATCCGAGACGTTTTCAACCGCCGCCGATGGCCAGCCGAATGTCGAAATTCATGTTCTGCAAGGAGAACGGGAACTTGTCGCAGACAATAAGAGTTTAGGTACGTTTCGGCTCGATGGCATTCCTCCGGCTCCGCGTGGAGTACCTCAAATTGAAGTAACGTTCGACCTCGATGCAAATGGGTTACTATCGGTAACTGCTAAAGATCGCGCCACTGGTAAAGAACAATCGATTACAATCTCAGGCGCTTCGACGCTGGATAAACACGACGTGGAACGCATGGTACGAGATGCAGAAACTCATGCCCAAGAAGATCGCCAACGCCGCGAGCAAATCGACACCAAAAATAATGCGGACTCGCTGGTTTATCAGGCAGAAAAACAACTGCAAGACTTGAATGGTCGAGTTTCTCAAGCAGATAAAAGTCGGGCGCAACAATTGATTGACGAGTTGCGATCGGCAATTGAGGGAGAAGACTACAATCAAATGCGATCGCTCACAACGAATCTTCAACAAGCACTCATGCAAATCGGTAGCGCCGTTTACGCCCAAGCTAACGCAGCAACTAGCAATCCTAATCCAAGAAATCAGCCAACCGGACAAAACAATGACGATGTGATTGATGCCGATTTTGTTAGCTAAAGCCTGCATTACAACCACTGGAGACTACCGACTTTCAACAACTCAACAATGACACTGACAAAAGACGTTCCGAGTGCAGAATAGTCGGATTTTGAGTATCGAATCATGCCAACTGCAACTGATTTCAAAGATTATTACAACCTTTTGGGAGTTAGCAAAACTGCAACTTCTGACGAAATTAAGCGAGCTTACCGCAAACTTGCCCGCAAATATCATCCTGATGTGAATCCCGGCAATCCAGAAGCCGAGGAAAAATTCAAAGACATCAATGAAGCCAACGAAGTTTTATCAAACCCAGAAAAGCGCCAAAAGTATGACTCTTTTGGGCAGTACTGGAAGCAAGCGGAGGTTAGCGGTACTCCTCCTAGAGGAACTAGCACCTATGCAGATAATTTTGACCAATATAGCAACTTTGATGATTTTATCAATGATTTGCTGGGTGGTTTAGGGGATAGGACAAGAGCAGGACGGACTTATTACCGCACCTCGACTAGGCAGCCTGATGACTTTGGCCCATTTCGTAGCCAAGCACCAGCACCCGATACCGAAGCTGCGATCGCACTTTCCTTCTCGGAAGCGTTTCATGGCATTCAAAAGCGGTTGCAGTTGGATGATGAAACCATTAACGTTCGGATTCCCGCAGGTGCCAAACCGGGTAGTCGAATTCGCATTAAAGGTAAAGGTCGCTCTAGCCCTTTTTCTCAACAGCGAGGTGATTTGTATCTCACAATCGAGGTGCTTCCCCATCCGTTTTTTCAGTTTTCGGGTGACAACTTAACCTGCGAAGTTCCTATTCGTCCAGATGAAGCGGTCTTAGGCGCTCAAATTCAAGTACCAACACCAGAGGGTAGCGTCACATTGAGCGTTCCGAAAGGCGTGCGTTCCGGTCAATCGCTGCGGTTGCGAGGAAAAGGCTGGACGCAACCAAAAGGCGGGCGAACTGACCTAATTGTGAAACTTCAGATCGTGTCTCCGAAAGAGTTAAGCAAAATTGAGCGGGATTGCTATGAAAAGATTCAGGCTAATAGCAGCTTTAATCCACGTACTGCATTACAAGGAGTAACGTTATGAGCGAGTTTAGCCTCTCCAGTACAGTTGTTTCCCATGAAGGCGATCGCCTTTATACGTTTGAGTATGCAGCCTCTGTTACCCAAACTTCAACGATTGTAATTGAGCAATTTGTGCAACTCGGATTGATCGAACCGAAAGGCTCAATGCTACACTCACGAGAAATTGCGCGAATTGCTCAAATCCAACGCTTGCGTCAAGATTTGGGGCTAAATCTCGTAGGCGCAGCAATGGTCATGGATATGGCTCAAGAAATTGCCCAGTTACGGGCACAGCTAAAAGCGTTGCAGCCTTCTTGAAAAACATCACCCAATACTCAGAGGTGAAAAAGTTGGCGCGATCAAAATTTTAACAAGTTACTCACCATTGGCTCATTTTGAGAGAGAGGAGCGCGATCTGGCAGGATGGGTGCGGTAATAATACGGTTCGGTTAAAGGGGAAAGGGAAAAGGGGAAAGGTTTTGAATACATCCTTTACCGAATGGCACTAAGAAAAGCTGAAACCTCGTCAGGGCATGGTGTGGGAGGTGTGGGAGGTGTGGGAGGTGTGGGAGGATGGGGAAGAAGTCTTACCCCCCACACTCCCCACACTTCCCCCACTCCCCACACTCAAAAAGCAAGTTATATCAGGGCTTTGCGATTAACTTAGTGCCATTCCATCCTTTACCCCTTACCCCTTACCCTTTCCCCAGACCACAAGGAAAGTGAAAAATGCTTATCCGAACCGTATTGGGTGCGGTAATCCTACTTGATGACAAAGTTAGACGGGTCTTGATCTCGTCGATGCTTAGTGGGAATGGGGTCTGGCTGCCCATCACCCGCCAGGGCTGCGGTTTTTTCCAGGGATTCCCTCAATCGCTTGGCTGCGTAGATGGACATATCTCGCGGTACATTAATGCGATCGCGCAAATATCGGAGAGCAACATCAGCTCCCGATGGAGGTACACAGTCTTCACCTGTCATCATGTGTGTTAAAGCACAACGTAGCGCTTGATCAAACAATTTATCATCTAAGGGGTTGACTCGGATAATATTGATGCGATGCTCGATGGTTCGCTTAAGAGCTTCCATGCGGGAGTTTTCGGGTTCTGGATAAGCAACATCTGGTAGCCCAAACCAGGGGCCATTATCCACCTGTGCTTTATTGAGAAGCATCTGGGTTTCGCCGTTTTCCCAACAGCCCCCCATCTGGGGCGGCAAATCATGTGCGTGGGTGTGAAAGTCGCTCTGGGTACCGCAGTAAGTTGGTCGGCTTTCCATTGCCGCAAACCATGCGCTCAAGCGGGGGTTTTGCGATCGCAGGGAGTAGCCCTTGTAGTAGTAAAGGCTCGCATTCATCCGTTCGAGATATGGCGTAAAAATGACATCGACGATGCCAAAGCTATCTAGAAAGTAAGGGCTTGGGGTGCGGCCCAGAGCCTCCTCGACCATAGCCACCACTGCGATAAATTGTTCTCGGTTGCGTTGTTCTTGTTGAGAGGAACCGGCTTTAGAGCATAGCCAAGCGCACCAGGCTCTAAATAATAGTCGTTCTAATTGACGTAGAGGAAGCACCATGCGGTCTTCCATCCCTTGGTTCAATGGAGCAAAAACCTTTTCCAAAGCGATCAAAATGTCATCGCTTTCCTTAATAATCCGTCCATCTAGCTCGATCGCAGGGAGCATTCCTGACGGTACCTTACGTTTGTACCAACTTTCTTTCTCCCCGTAGCAGAACATTGTCACTTTTTCGATGCGGTAAGGGATCTGTTTTTCCTCTAACCATAACCAAACTTTTTGACAGTAAGGACACCAGGCATGGTTATCACGGTACAGCGTTACCCGCACATCAGATTCTGGCTTCCCAAACAAGCGCAACCGGGCTTTAGCATTGGTGAGACCATTAACGGTATCTATTTGATAGTCCGTAAGGGCTTCTAGTTCTTCCCAGCTTAAGGGTGCGGTAGTCATAGGGTGAGTTGCGTAGGACAATACTTAGGGCAATTCTATACTCTACAATATTTTCAATTACACCAAGGCTTAATTTAACCGATAGATTCGCCCATCAATTCTTTCTATTTCTGCTTGAAGAAAAAGTTGAAGTGATCTGGTATATCTCAAACTCTACAGCAATTCTCATAATGAGAATTGTTGCCCCACTCCTCCATTACTTGACTTTCAGTGCCGACTTCCCTAATGACTGACAAATAACATCGTTTTGTGGTGTATGGATACGGCTGCACAGAACGTCTCGGTAGTGTCGCTCTAAAGGATTTCTTTTTAACATACCAGGATTACCAGTTAGTTCCAAAGCAATCTCCACAGAACGAATTGAGTTAGTTGTAGTAAGGTATTTAACAGCTTGTGCCTGTAATCCGACGTTAGGATCGTACTCGCCCCGATCAATATCTTGAGCCAAACTATAAATTAATCTATTGTTAGCAAATAGCAGTGCTTCTATTTCACCCACGGCAGTTTGGAAGCGTGGCAGAGTTGCTAGCGGTTCTTTGAGATTAGAAGGCGATCGCTCCCAAAGATATTTAACCAGCCAGTCTCGCGCACTGGTAGCCACACCGAGATATAAAGCGCTCACTGTCAAGCTGCCCCAAGTGGAAATCAGTGGATCAAGTGATGGCGCAGCAGATATGGGACTGATATTCAGGGCGTACTCTAAGGGAATTAATACATTCTCCAAAATCAGATCGTGGCTGCCTGTAGCTCTCATCCCCAAGTGATCCCAGGTTTCGACAATTTGCAAACCGGGCAAATCGCGCGGAACCAAAAAATTGCCAACTTGTGGTTCATCTTCAGTTGTCCGCGCCCAAACCACAAAGTAGCTGAGGATGGGACTACCGGTAGTGTATTGCTTGTGGCCTGTTAAACGCCAACCCTCTGTTGTCCGTTCGGCAATTGTGGCAGGTAATCCGCCTCTAGCTGGGGTTCCTAACTCTGGTTCAACACGGGCGGCATTGATCAGGGCAATGCCTTCAATGGATTCACGACACAACCTTTTATATACTTCTGGATGCCAGCGACGGCTACGGGCTGCATTGGCATGTTGGAGATAGTGCATCGTCAGTACTAGCGCAGTTGAAGCATCGCCACGTGCTATCCCTTCAATGACTCGGCAGATAGTTGATAGCCCTAAACCCTCACCACCTAATTCACGAGGAATGGTGAGGCTAAGTAATTTTGCCTCAGACAGAGCTGTAAAATTCTCGAAGGGAAAGGAACCCTCTTTATCGTGTGCGCCTGCACGGGTGGCAAAGTCTTTAGCTAGAGCCTCAACCTGGTCGAAAATATTGGGGATTTCTAAGCTTTTGGTTACAAAGGTGTCTGGCAGTGCTTGCTCCAACTGTGACATAGATACTCCTTAAAGCTCACTTTACTCTCATCCCACAAAAAATTGATGTTCCTGCAAACTTAACATAGGACCTATTTTAACCCTCTCTCTGAGTTACCAAGAATTGGAAGCGATGTCTGCGACGGGCTTTGCCTACGCATCTGTGGTAAAATAGATGCTGGCTAGCTCAAATGCTTCCACTTGCTGGGATGGCAATACACCATGAACCAATTTGGTTTTGTTGTAAATTCAACAATTCGTGAATCTACAACAAAAATGGACGTAACTGGATTCGAACCAGTGACCTCTACGATGTCAACGTAGCGCTCTAACCAACTGAGCTATACGTCCTTAACCACACAATTATTGATAGTAGCATATACTTTTACGATCGCACAAGATAAAGACCCAAGCTTTTTTAAGGGGGTTTTAGATTTTGAGTGCGTAATACCAATTCTCTATGAAGATGCATAGAATAAAGCTTCATGGATGAAATCATAACTTGTCAAAGAGGAGATTAACTCGCAAGACATTTGAGCTAATTCATTTTGAACCCGTAAATTGATATCTTTTTTCGCCGATTTACTCACCCTCAATTGTTTAATTCCTAATTTTAGAGATACTTGCACCATCTCTGAAACTAGCTTGTTCTCTCATTTTTTCTCGTAATAAACACGCGAACAGTTTCTTCTTTACCTCACCCCCTATTTTCTTTTAACCGAGCAGTATTGGAACGAGTCTCACCTCAATTTATGATCAAAGTCACAATTGCGTAACATAACTGTTCTTATTGGCAATAGACTCTTCATGAGAAGAGCAGTTGCTTACTTCATCTGGCTAATCCATTCAGCAACAGCGTCACAAATGTGGATACTACCTCTTGTGCTGAATTTTTTTCTGGAAGTATAATCTTTGATTCATAAGCAATAGAAATCGCTGCTACACCATGTACCAATGCCCAAATTGTTTTGGTTATTTCGTGAGGATTGCCCGCAATCAGCGTTCCGTCTTTCTGTCCTGCTTGGACAATTTTAAATAATTGATCTAGGGATGTCTGTGAAACCTCGATCAAACTCGGATATTTCTCTGGATTGTAGTAACAGAACATTACCTGTAAATGATTTGAATGCTCTAAGGCGAAGTTGACGTATGCACTGCTAGCAGCAATCAACTGTTGCTTAGTATCTTTATTAACTTCCTTTATTGCTGTTTCTACTTGCGCTGACAGCAACCGAAAACCTTCTTCTGCGATCGCTGCTAAAACCGCCTCTTTATCTGCAAAGTGCATATACGGAGCGTTATGGCTGACTCCTGCTCTTTGAGAAATCTTCCGCAAACTCAAACTATGAGCGCCTTCTTCTGACAGAAGTTCTGTTGCAATTGCAATTAATTTGTTACGTAAATTACCGTGATGATATTTATCTTTTGGTTTCATAGGTCATATTGACAGTGACAATATTTAATGTCATATTGGCAATGTCAATATAGTACTTCTTCACGACAGTTTTGTCCTTTGTGTCTCAAATGTTGCCAAATCTCGATCAAAAGGCAAAAAATATGCTAGGGAAATTGCTTCGCTTGATGTTTGTGGTTGGTACAGTTGGGCTAGCAGGATCTTTTGCTGGTGCGACGAGTGTCACTTCGCAAAATTTATTGGCTGAAAATCAGACAAATCCATCAACTTCTAGTCGTATCCTTCAGATTAATTTCAAATACAACAACTCCACGTCTGACTTTAGAAAGCAGATGAAGGATGTTGCGCCTCGTATCGCCAAAGCACCAGGACTACGCTGGAAAATTTGGTCAATTGATGAAGGTAACAAAGAAGCTAGTGGGTTTTATCTGTTTGAAGATGAAAAATCTCTGAACAACTATGTCGAAAATATTTTCAATGTTGGAATGAGAAATAACTCAGCAATTAGTAATATCGTAGTCAAAAAGTTCAATATTCTTGAAGATCCTACGATCGTTACACGAGGCCCTATCAGTCAGCTTAAATAATCTCAAAAACTTGCATACTGCATTGTATCTAACCAGATGAGAGAGTCATATGAAGTTTAGCAATACTGTCACAACGTTTGCCACACCTGAAAAAATTTGGGCGATTTGGACTGATGTAGATAATTGGTCAGTATGGGATACCGAACTGTGTGATTCATATCTTGAGAGTCCTTTTAAGCTTGGTGCGATAGGTAAATTAACACCGAAAACGGGTACAACTTCTAAATTTACAATTTCGCAGTTTAGCCCAGGTAAGAGTTATACATTCACAATTCAGTTACCATTTTGCAAGTTAAATGTACATCGCTACTTGAGTATCTATGCAGATACTACATCATTTACTCATGAAGTGTCATTTAAAGGAGCCTTGGCATTTTTATTTGGTTGGCTTCTCGGCAAAAAGTTTAAAAAAGTTTTACCGAGAGTGATGGAGAATATCAGGGAAATAGCTGAAGCTAAAAGTATTGGAAAAGGTTACTTAGAAAAAACAGCAGACTAATCTATTTCACATTAATCACAATGCGTATAAATCCTGTAGAGATGTTGCATTGCAACGTCTCTACTAACTAAAAAATATCAGCCGGATCTGCTTGTTTGAGTTTTCTCACAGCTGTTGCACCCGAAACAAAACACATAATAACAGTTGCT contains:
- the dnaK gene encoding molecular chaperone DnaK; its protein translation is MAKVVGIDLGTTNSCIAVIEGGQPLVIANAEGQRITPSVVAYTKTGERLVGQIARRQAVMNPENTFYSVKRFIGRKHDEITHEASEVSYKVVRDSNGNVKLDCPALKKQFAPEEISAQVLRKLTDDASKYLGEPITQAVITVPAYFNDSQRQATKDAGKIAGLEVLRIINEPTAAALAYGLDKKGNETILVFDLGGGTFDVSILEVGEGVFEVKATSGDTHLGGDDFDKKIVDYVANDFQRHEGIDLRKDKQALQRLTEAAEKAKIELSSATQTTINLPFITATQEGPKHLDITLTRAEFEKLCADLLDRSRIPVEQALNDANLNNANLDEVVLVGGSTRIPAVQQLVRRITGKDPNQGVNPDEVVAVGAAIQGGVLAGEVKDVLLLDVTPLSLGVETMGGVMTKIIPRNTTIPVKKSETFSTAADGQPNVEIHVLQGERELVADNKSLGTFRLDGIPPAPRGVPQIEVTFDLDANGLLSVTAKDRATGKEQSITISGASTLDKHDVERMVRDAETHAQEDRQRREQIDTKNNADSLVYQAEKQLQDLNGRVSQADKSRAQQLIDELRSAIEGEDYNQMRSLTTNLQQALMQIGSAVYAQANAATSNPNPRNQPTGQNNDDVIDADFVS
- a CDS encoding DnaJ C-terminal domain-containing protein, with the translated sequence MPTATDFKDYYNLLGVSKTATSDEIKRAYRKLARKYHPDVNPGNPEAEEKFKDINEANEVLSNPEKRQKYDSFGQYWKQAEVSGTPPRGTSTYADNFDQYSNFDDFINDLLGGLGDRTRAGRTYYRTSTRQPDDFGPFRSQAPAPDTEAAIALSFSEAFHGIQKRLQLDDETINVRIPAGAKPGSRIRIKGKGRSSPFSQQRGDLYLTIEVLPHPFFQFSGDNLTCEVPIRPDEAVLGAQIQVPTPEGSVTLSVPKGVRSGQSLRLRGKGWTQPKGGRTDLIVKLQIVSPKELSKIERDCYEKIQANSSFNPRTALQGVTL
- a CDS encoding chaperone modulator CbpM, whose amino-acid sequence is MSEFSLSSTVVSHEGDRLYTFEYAASVTQTSTIVIEQFVQLGLIEPKGSMLHSREIARIAQIQRLRQDLGLNLVGAAMVMDMAQEIAQLRAQLKALQPS
- a CDS encoding glutathione S-transferase family protein, which gives rise to MTTAPLSWEELEALTDYQIDTVNGLTNAKARLRLFGKPESDVRVTLYRDNHAWCPYCQKVWLWLEEKQIPYRIEKVTMFCYGEKESWYKRKVPSGMLPAIELDGRIIKESDDILIALEKVFAPLNQGMEDRMVLPLRQLERLLFRAWCAWLCSKAGSSQQEQRNREQFIAVVAMVEEALGRTPSPYFLDSFGIVDVIFTPYLERMNASLYYYKGYSLRSQNPRLSAWFAAMESRPTYCGTQSDFHTHAHDLPPQMGGCWENGETQMLLNKAQVDNGPWFGLPDVAYPEPENSRMEALKRTIEHRINIIRVNPLDDKLFDQALRCALTHMMTGEDCVPPSGADVALRYLRDRINVPRDMSIYAAKRLRESLEKTAALAGDGQPDPIPTKHRRDQDPSNFVIK
- a CDS encoding acyl-CoA dehydrogenase family protein — translated: MSQLEQALPDTFVTKSLEIPNIFDQVEALAKDFATRAGAHDKEGSFPFENFTALSEAKLLSLTIPRELGGEGLGLSTICRVIEGIARGDASTALVLTMHYLQHANAARSRRWHPEVYKRLCRESIEGIALINAARVEPELGTPARGGLPATIAERTTEGWRLTGHKQYTTGSPILSYFVVWARTTEDEPQVGNFLVPRDLPGLQIVETWDHLGMRATGSHDLILENVLIPLEYALNISPISAAPSLDPLISTWGSLTVSALYLGVATSARDWLVKYLWERSPSNLKEPLATLPRFQTAVGEIEALLFANNRLIYSLAQDIDRGEYDPNVGLQAQAVKYLTTTNSIRSVEIALELTGNPGMLKRNPLERHYRDVLCSRIHTPQNDVICQSLGKSALKVK
- a CDS encoding TetR/AcrR family transcriptional regulator, which produces MKPKDKYHHGNLRNKLIAIATELLSEEGAHSLSLRKISQRAGVSHNAPYMHFADKEAVLAAIAEEGFRLLSAQVETAIKEVNKDTKQQLIAASSAYVNFALEHSNHLQVMFCYYNPEKYPSLIEVSQTSLDQLFKIVQAGQKDGTLIAGNPHEITKTIWALVHGVAAISIAYESKIILPEKNSAQEVVSTFVTLLLNGLAR
- a CDS encoding YdhR family protein, with product MLPNLDQKAKNMLGKLLRLMFVVGTVGLAGSFAGATSVTSQNLLAENQTNPSTSSRILQINFKYNNSTSDFRKQMKDVAPRIAKAPGLRWKIWSIDEGNKEASGFYLFEDEKSLNNYVENIFNVGMRNNSAISNIVVKKFNILEDPTIVTRGPISQLK
- a CDS encoding SRPBCC family protein — translated: MKFSNTVTTFATPEKIWAIWTDVDNWSVWDTELCDSYLESPFKLGAIGKLTPKTGTTSKFTISQFSPGKSYTFTIQLPFCKLNVHRYLSIYADTTSFTHEVSFKGALAFLFGWLLGKKFKKVLPRVMENIREIAEAKSIGKGYLEKTAD